Below is a window of Musa acuminata AAA Group cultivar baxijiao chromosome BXJ3-11, Cavendish_Baxijiao_AAA, whole genome shotgun sequence DNA.
tgtattttctttttttaggtgGAAGGGGATTATACCTCATGTATTTATGACGTATTAACAGAATATGACAATATAGGCTTGCTTTGATCATCTATCGCTGTGATCAGGAATGACCAAGATAGAAAGTTAACCAAAACCAACCTCCGCATTTCTAAGTTTAAACCAGCTTAAAAAGCAATCAGACTCTTACCTTCTTGTTCATATTTTAGTTAATTGGTTCCCCAAAAGTCCAATAGTCTAGTTAAATTTGGGTCACCATCAATTCACTTGAAAATTTGAAGTTTCAAATGTAGCTAGGTTTAAAAACACtggaattattttttatttgacatGAAAGACTGTGACTGGGGGTATCGGATAGAGAGCTAAAACTATCATAAACACATACCTTGAAACAACGAAGACAATGAGTGATAGGTTAAGAAGCATACGGACAGCTCCTTCACACTTGGTGTGGTTGGGATATGATAAATAGGATACCTGTTTGACAAGAGGAAAGTTGAATCTTATATACAAAAAATCTTCATTGTTAACTCTAGTTGTTTGAGAAAAATATAGTAGTAAAATACAAAACAATAAGAAAGTCCTCTGCTTTGgctgttgaaaaaaaaaaaaaggacaagtaTCTCCAAATCAAAGACTAGAAATCCAAGACATGTTTTGTTATCGACCTTTATGAAGAAGCCATCACAATTTTCAAATCTTGGTTATGGATTTAGTAACTGTTGCTAAAATATTACAAGATTATGAGTAACCTTGCATTTTTCTAACAGGAGGAGATAAGAAAGAAAACGGAGGTCAGGCATACCAGGCTACCGACATCCAACTCGCAGGTGACAGCTCTGTACTCTTAAAAGAAGTCAGGCCAGGGTAAGTCTGAGCTAATTCAAGTACCTACGAAACGAAAATAAGGAAGCATGAAATCACAGATATTTTGACGGAGAAACAGCTCAAGCACACAACCTACCTTGTCAAGAAGGGGTATCCTTCCGTAAGGAGAACAACTCTCGAAGAACTCAAAGTATAAGTGCCTCGTGTGCTCGCTAGTTCGCCACTCATTCCCATGACCTAAGTCGAAGCCCTGAGATGCAGCATCCAAACCAGCCAGCGTCTTGTACTCACTATCACTACAAGATTTGTTCCCACTGGTCTCCCTGACATTATTATTAACGCAATAGAGAATGTAATGTAATCTAACTCTATTTGCAGGTCTCAAAGTTGTGATGCGATTATCTAATTGTATAGCTGTTACAGTAGATGAGAATGGATCAGAAACCTGGAAGCAGCAGTAGCTTTGTGAGTGTATATCTGAACTCCAGATAGGTATGGCACATAATACTGGATTATCGTCGCCCCATCGTGTAGGCACACCGGAACGCTGGCACCGTAGGCGCTCCATTCATAGTACTGCTCCCACAAGTCTCCGAGGACGAAGAACTCTTCGACGCTGTCCTTTCCGGTCAGTTGCTCTTGCACAGCTCGACAACATGACTGTAATTATCAAGCAAGAAccatatattttcttattttttgcaACAGAGAAAGATATTTCGGATCATAAGAACAGATGATAGTTTTCTTACTTTGAGACTGATAACATAAGAACCTCTCTGAATGTGTACATAAATGCTACGGAACTTATGATTTCACAAGAAAAATGTCTTCAAGTTAATTATACATTTAATTACTTTGCTAGCAAGAAAAATTAAAGGTAAATTGGAGCATGAATCTCTCTGCAGTCATCATCTATTTACTTTCAAACTGAAAAATGTTCTTGATGGTACACAAATTCTCTGCTCTATAGCCGGACTGGAAATTGATTGCAAATGTACTAATGATTTCACACATTCAAATGCCCAGAGAAGGTGTTGAGCTAACCTTCAAACTAAACTGCTATCACTGTACAACAAAGTTCATTCACCACCGTCCGTATGTACTTTGATATCTTAAGTTCGATAGATATGAACAGTTACTAGAGGAAGCAGTAAAGGAAGTGAAGACGCCGAAATAAAAGAAAGGAGCAGACGATGCGAAAGTACGAAGAATACTGGTCAAAGAAAGAGAGGGGGAAGAAAAAGAGAGACCTTGGGAAGCTTGTGGGACGGCACGGAAGGAGTGGTGGAGTCGAGGAAACTCTGCAGGTTGGAGCGGCCTCGTCGACAGTTGTTGGCCATCGCTGTATGTTCCTTTTTACTCCCTTCGATGTCGCTTCTGTGCAACCGCTGCTCTCCCTTTGCCTTCCAATCTCTTTTTTCCAGGTAAACAAGAAGAAGATAATAAGCAGAAACCGAGGCGAAGAAGAAGGGCGAGGTCAGAACAAGGGCTCTGCTCTGAGATGAGGGCAGAAGAGAGGCGACGGAGAGGGGTAGGGATGCGGGTGGGAATGGGCAAATCCCAAGTGACCTCGGCGCTCGCTTTCAATGCTCATCCCACCATTCCGATATGGAAAGTTGACTCCTTTTACGGAATTAAAGTGTTATCTACCTTGAGATCTGGTTCATTCAACCCGAGCCAACGCAGGGGGAACACAAAGAAGGAACCGAAGCGGAGGGGTTGAACGCACGAACGCTCGGAGGAGCCTGAAGAGGTCAGCGAAGCGCGAACATTGAGAAAGCCTCGCCCTTTTCGAGCTCTTCTGCTCCCGCTAACATCCCCCTTCGGCTCCCAAGCAAAATTGCGTCTTCTGCCGCTTCTGCGGTGGAAGAATCAGAGGATATGGAACATAAAAGGAGTGtcctttaagagagagagagcagaagagAGGACAGGAAGACGGGAAGTGTTTGGCAGCCAGCGGACGCTTCGCCGCGTGGTGTCTTTACACAATCGGTTTTCGTTCGCCTCTGCCGCATCCTTGTCGCCTgcgtctctgtctctctctctctggattaACTATGGTTCGGCACTTGCTGACTTCTCTCACCTCCACTCTCTCGCCTCTTTCTGTGGATTAGAGAcactaaatctctctctctctctctctctctctctggattaACTATGGTTTGGCACTTGCTGAGTTCTCTTACCTCCACTCTCTCGCCTCTTTCTGTGGATTACAGACACCAACTATGGTTTAGCTCTGATCTCCTCTTATCCTCTCTGTTATCATATCCTCCTCTCCCCCAAATGTCTATCATCGATTCTCTTATCATCATCTCACTGACTTTGTTGATCATTCGATGCTCGACAGACGTCAAATCCTATACACACTCGGTTCGAATTTCCTTGAGAGAGTCATCTCGATATGGGTATGAATTGGAGATGTGGGTTTGGGGTGCGTCAAAAGTCAACAGACCAAAGCAAAGTCACAGGAGAAATGAGGGTGAAGGGATGGCTCATCATAAATGAGTGATCCCAGTGTGGACACTTGACTTTTTCTTTGTAACCTATGAGATCGATTGATGGGTATTTGTAGAATTGGAATGGCAAAATAAATGGGATTGATTCCGACAAGTCCATTGGACGAAAGAAAGAACACGAGACCTGATGAGTTAGGTCTTATTAAATCGATTGGGCCAAAAGAAGATTTGTCGACAGATTTAGCATTCGATTTCATATAtaaatctcttttatttttcacTCGACATCGTATATACATGATGAAATAAATAATAGTATAATAAGACTGCATCTTGATATGATCAGTATATTTAAGATGTTGATTCGATGGTGACGTATCAGACATTACTTGTACGTAAATAAATGCTTGAAAGTTCGTCCAATAAATTGGAGTAAATAATCATATGACTACTATTCAACTAATGCAATGCAAATCGTGTGTCACCTTCTTTAGGACTTTTCTTTTACCACGTGTCATGGTCTCGTAACTCCTTAGCCTTCGACTTCAATTAGAGGCGTTTAAATGGTGAAGACGACAGAGACGAGCCGAGAGTGGAATGGCTTGGAAGCAAATATAAGATGGTGATCACCGCTTCTCGAGTACGTAGTCAACGAggaatcacagatttggtggtcaAAAACCTTGGGTATTTTTTTACTGGGTGATATCTCTCGTGCGCTTGCACGCGGCGTTTCATGCAGCAATGGACCGTAGGTGATTGTTGTGAATAAGAAGAATGACGACGAGAGATGAGGGTTACTTTACATTTGTGTTGGCACCAACATAGTTGTCGAGCAATGTTGCTTTGCATTTGTGTTGACATCGATGCAAATATAGACCGACGTCGCTTTGTATCTATGTTGACGTCGATACAGATACCGAGCAATGAAACGGTTGTTTGACATTTGTATTGACGGTCCTTTTGTCGCTTGGCAACTGTGTTGATGCCGACGCAAATGTAAAGCGATGAAATGGTCGCTCCGCATTTGTGTTGGTGTAGACACAAATGCAAAGAGGCCTCCATCTCTCTTCGTCGCTTTTCTTATTCACAATAATCACTTACGATCTCTAATGGCATCATCGTCCATCGTCACCGATGCTATCATTTACTACCAACtagaatattaaattttttttatctattatttttattttttttttagtaaattcaatggtaaatagatctagatattttacttttataactataaaatttataatataaattttttaaatctaaatattatgtggataatctataattaacctcgTTCGTATCCGATACTCTTCTTCGTTTTACACGTgataaacaacaacaacaataaacatGGACTCGAGGAATGAAGACATGCTCAACatcatagaatatatatatatacacatgattTAGTGGGGAATAAAAATGACCCGGTCTTTATTAACCATCTAATTACATTTCAATAAATCCAAAAACCATGAACAGTTGACTTGGATTTATGTAGCTTCTGCTAGCATCGCCGATGGAGATCATACAATGTTACTTAAACTCAAGACACAACAATGATATCAATTATTGGTCAGTAGGACAATGACAAGAAAGATTGACCTCAGTGGATAAACCCACCACAAGATCAATCATTGACTAAGCTTGTAGTCGCTTGGTGGGCAATGTGGACGGAATGGCATCAAGTCCAAATAATCTTTGTACTTTAATTCAAGTCTGTCGAGGCCAAataagatatgatgttatcactaAACATTGGCTGCTCCAGTTTTTTACTGCCACCCCATGCCATGCTAATAAAAGAACTCGTACAGCACACTAAACAAAGAGCTCTCGGAAGAGACGAAAGCATGCTAACAATGACCTAGAAGCAGTCATCCTGTGGTATTTCTGAGTCATGAACATTATtactgttgtgggaaacaactttgagccgtggcctcggggccgacgcatcttggttcgggtccggacgacggggacctccctggggcgttcctcgagcccgctgaggcggtcaagagcggtgtccgatcgggacggtgtagccgtctcctccggACAGGAACTCCTCGGCTGCGCGTCcggaggggaccttcggcttcgcacctgcacaaaggtcgggtcgaggcgctcagcccgacccctccgatgatcaagttagcagatgtcgagggggtttcagatgaagaagtgtttttgtgtgtctTGTCTCTCCCTctttctgatgaacgagagggtatttataaggaagcttactgcttcctgagctgccagCTTGCAGGGGGCAAGttggtagcgtctgactttgtattgacgtggcgtgaagaattgagctttggcaggatgttaatgcgcctcggtcggcGTTTCGATCTACATTGATCAGGTGTtgttgcgtgaggcgtcatctgacgtcaactgagtcttatcataattactatcctcatcaattaCTCCATCACTTTGACGTGCAATGTGAATCTGGTCTTTAAATAGCTGA
It encodes the following:
- the LOC135653237 gene encoding uncharacterized protein LOC135653237 isoform X3; amino-acid sequence: MNQISRDWKAKGEQRLHRSDIEGSKKEHTAMANNCRRGRSNLQSFLDSTTPSVPSHKLPKSCCRAVQEQLTGKDSVEEFFVLGDLWEQYYEWSAYGASVPVCLHDGATIIQYYVPYLSGVQIYTHKATAASRETSGNKSCSDSEYKTLAGLDAASQGFDLGHGNEWRTSEHTRHLYFEFFESCSPYGRIPLLDKVLELAQTYPGLTSFKSTELSPASWMSVAWYPIYHIPTTPSVKELSVCFLTYHSLSSLFQDHIKGSMANDLGFTRAGKNGTKSEKKNHISLPPFGLATYKLQGSLWTSFESGDHERINSLFSAANSWLKQLKAQHHDFNFFTTHCMSMRCLPCW
- the LOC135653237 gene encoding uncharacterized protein LOC135653237 isoform X2: MNQISRDWKAKGEQRLHRSDIEGSKKEHTAMANNCRRGRSNLQSFLDSTTPSVPSHKLPKSCCRAVQEQLTGKDSVEEFFVLGDLWEQYYEWSAYGASVPVCLHDGATIIQYYVPYLSGVQIYTHKATAASSGNKSCSDSEYKTLAGLDAASQGFDLGHGNEWRTSEHTRHLYFEFFESCSPYGRIPLLDKVLELAQTYPGLTSFKSTELSPASWMSVAWYPIYHIPTTPSVKELSVCFLTYHSLSSLFQVICFHNALTDHIKGSMANDLGFTRAGKNGTKSEKKNHISLPPFGLATYKLQGSLWTSFESGDHERINSLFSAANSWLKQLKAQHHDFNFFTTHCMSMRCLPCW
- the LOC135653237 gene encoding uncharacterized protein LOC135653237 isoform X1, whose translation is MNQISRDWKAKGEQRLHRSDIEGSKKEHTAMANNCRRGRSNLQSFLDSTTPSVPSHKLPKSCCRAVQEQLTGKDSVEEFFVLGDLWEQYYEWSAYGASVPVCLHDGATIIQYYVPYLSGVQIYTHKATAASRETSGNKSCSDSEYKTLAGLDAASQGFDLGHGNEWRTSEHTRHLYFEFFESCSPYGRIPLLDKVLELAQTYPGLTSFKSTELSPASWMSVAWYPIYHIPTTPSVKELSVCFLTYHSLSSLFQVICFHNALTDHIKGSMANDLGFTRAGKNGTKSEKKNHISLPPFGLATYKLQGSLWTSFESGDHERINSLFSAANSWLKQLKAQHHDFNFFTTHCMSMRCLPCW